In the Streptomyces sp. f51 genome, one interval contains:
- the sucC gene encoding ADP-forming succinate--CoA ligase subunit beta, which translates to MDLYEHQARQLFAEHGVLVPRAEIADSPGVARDIACELGGRVVVKAQVRTGGRGRAGGVRLAEDPDAAERVAREILGMTIGGHPVRTVMLAQPVDIESEFYVSYVLDRAAGRFLAIASAEGGTEIEEVAAARPEAVARVPVDPAEGVTEEKAAEIVRAAGLPPRTAGVLARLWQVLTREDALLVEVNPLVRTTGGQLVALDGKVSLDDNALFRHARWSGRETPHDDPLEAAAAARGLTYVRLDGEVGVIGNGAGLVMSTLDVVAGSGARPADFLDIGGGASARVMSDGLSVVLSDPGVRSVLVNVFGGITACDTVAEGIVAALDTVRPAKPIVVRLDGNNAARGRAVLTDRAHPLVHQAATMDEAARLAAELAHTS; encoded by the coding sequence GTGGACCTGTACGAACATCAGGCGCGTCAACTCTTCGCGGAACACGGTGTGTTGGTACCGAGGGCCGAGATCGCGGACTCGCCGGGCGTGGCCCGGGACATCGCCTGCGAGCTCGGCGGCCGGGTCGTCGTCAAGGCCCAGGTCAGGACCGGCGGGCGCGGCAGGGCCGGCGGAGTGCGGCTCGCCGAGGACCCGGACGCCGCCGAACGCGTGGCGCGCGAGATCCTCGGCATGACCATCGGGGGCCACCCGGTCCGGACGGTGATGCTCGCCCAACCCGTCGACATCGAGAGCGAGTTCTACGTCTCGTACGTCCTCGATCGCGCCGCCGGACGCTTCCTGGCGATCGCCTCCGCCGAGGGCGGCACCGAGATCGAGGAGGTGGCCGCGGCCCGGCCGGAGGCGGTGGCACGCGTCCCCGTTGACCCCGCGGAGGGCGTCACCGAGGAGAAGGCGGCCGAGATCGTCCGGGCGGCCGGACTGCCCCCGCGGACGGCCGGCGTCCTCGCGCGCCTCTGGCAGGTGCTCACGCGAGAGGACGCCCTCCTCGTCGAGGTGAACCCGCTCGTCCGCACCACCGGGGGACAGCTCGTGGCCCTGGACGGCAAGGTGTCGCTCGACGACAACGCCCTTTTCCGCCACGCGCGTTGGAGCGGACGGGAGACCCCGCACGACGACCCGCTGGAGGCCGCCGCCGCGGCCAGGGGCCTCACCTACGTGCGGCTGGACGGCGAGGTCGGGGTCATCGGCAACGGCGCGGGCCTCGTGATGTCGACGCTCGACGTCGTGGCCGGCAGCGGCGCCCGTCCCGCCGACTTCCTCGACATCGGCGGCGGAGCCTCCGCGCGGGTCATGTCGGACGGACTGTCCGTCGTCCTGTCCGACCCCGGCGTCAGGTCCGTCCTCGTCAACGTCTTCGGCGGCATCACCGCCTGCGACACGGTGGCCGAGGGCATCGTGGCGGCCCTGGACACCGTACGGCCGGCCAAGCCGATCGTGGTCCGCCTCGACGGCAACAACGCGGCCCGTGGCCGTGCCGTCCTCACGGACCGGGCGCACCCGCTCGTGCACCAGGCCGCCACCATGGACGAGGCCGCCCGTCTCGCCGCCGAACTGGCCCACACCAGCTGA
- a CDS encoding DUF2254 domain-containing protein, producing the protein MGDWMTTGGLREGRRPRALSPWREHLRDTFWFAPTAAMVLVFVVWAVATGIDTAIVDSLRDARDYDTLDDLLRLAEDAKAVVTVVSSAMMTFIGVVFSISLVAVQMASGQFSPRVVRIFVRSRITKATFAVFLATFLLSLLVLTSYEGQTEARYVTSIPLIQSVLTLTMLGLSLLLFVLYVNQTLRLMRISHVIDRITREAFKVMARMPVGRSTGEEETLGPETALVAHHGRAGVLRDVNITRLVRAARQEGVVLRLIPRIGDFVVPGTPLFAVHGGRAPAGRSLGRTVSVGVERTFHQDFAFGLRQLSDIGLRALSAAVNDPTTAVQAIDRIVQFLTAVAGRPLDAALHRDRGGNVRLVQPVPGWTQLVDLGFAEIRGCAVGTPQVTRRLLAGLDDLAAIAPADRREPLLRHRALLVEAVERSVAEPSDRAFALRPDRQGIG; encoded by the coding sequence ATGGGTGACTGGATGACTACCGGCGGTCTGCGGGAAGGGCGGCGGCCCAGGGCACTGTCGCCGTGGCGGGAGCATCTGCGGGACACGTTCTGGTTCGCGCCCACCGCGGCCATGGTGCTGGTCTTCGTGGTGTGGGCGGTGGCGACCGGGATCGACACCGCGATCGTCGACTCGCTGCGCGACGCCCGCGACTACGACACCCTCGACGATCTGCTGCGGCTGGCGGAGGACGCGAAGGCCGTCGTGACCGTCGTCAGCTCGGCGATGATGACCTTCATCGGTGTGGTCTTCAGCATCTCGCTGGTCGCCGTGCAGATGGCGAGCGGGCAGTTCAGTCCGCGGGTGGTCCGGATCTTCGTACGGAGCAGGATCACCAAGGCCACCTTCGCCGTGTTCCTGGCCACGTTCCTGCTGTCGCTGCTCGTGCTGACCTCGTACGAGGGACAGACCGAGGCGCGGTACGTGACCTCGATCCCGCTGATCCAGTCGGTGCTGACGCTCACGATGCTGGGGCTGAGCCTGCTGCTCTTCGTGCTGTACGTGAACCAGACCCTGCGGCTCATGCGCATCAGCCACGTCATCGACCGGATCACCCGCGAGGCGTTCAAGGTCATGGCGCGCATGCCCGTGGGCCGCTCGACCGGCGAGGAGGAGACGCTCGGTCCCGAGACCGCCCTGGTCGCCCACCACGGGCGGGCCGGTGTCCTGCGGGACGTGAACATCACCCGGCTGGTGCGGGCGGCCCGGCAGGAGGGCGTCGTCCTGAGGCTGATCCCGCGGATCGGGGACTTCGTCGTACCGGGCACACCCCTGTTCGCCGTGCACGGAGGCCGTGCACCGGCCGGGCGCTCCCTCGGCCGGACCGTGTCCGTCGGGGTGGAGCGCACCTTCCACCAGGACTTCGCGTTCGGGCTGCGGCAGCTGTCCGACATCGGCCTGCGGGCCCTGTCGGCCGCGGTGAACGACCCGACCACGGCCGTGCAGGCGATCGACCGCATCGTGCAGTTCCTGACGGCCGTCGCCGGCCGGCCCCTCGACGCGGCGCTCCATCGCGACCGGGGCGGGAACGTGCGGCTGGTGCAGCCGGTGCCCGGGTGGACCCAGCTCGTCGATCTCGGGTTCGCCGAGATCCGCGGCTGCGCCGTGGGCACACCGCAGGTCACCCGGCGTCTGCTCGCCGGGCTCGACGATCTGGCCGCGATCGCTCCCGCGGACCGCCGTGAGCCCCTGCTCCGGCATCGCGCGCTGCTCGTCGAGGCCGTGGAGCGCTCGGTCGCCGAGCCTTCGGACCGCGCCTTCGCGCTGCGACCGGACCGGCAGGGCATCGGGTGA
- the frc gene encoding formyl-CoA transferase, translating into MTTKALEGIRVLDMTHVQSGPSATQLMAWLGADVVKLEAPAGDITRTQLRDIPDADSLYFTMLNSNKRSITLNTKTERGKQLLTELIRRSDVLVENFGPGAIDRMGFTWDRVREINPRIVYASIKGFGDGPYTDFKAYEVVAQAMGGSMATTGFEDGPPLATGAQIGDSGTGVHAVAAVLAALLQRTRTGRGQRVNVAMQHAVLNLCRVKLRDQQRLAHGPLAEYPNEDFGDEVPRSGNASGGGQPGWAVKCAPGGPNDYVYVIVQPAGWGPITRLIGRPELADDPGWSTPRARLPRLAKMFQLIEEWTVTLPKWRVLEELNAESIPCGPILSTKEIIEDASLAANGMVVEVEHPGRGTYVTVGSPLKLSDSPVDITASPLLGEHNEEIYIGELGLGEEELTLLKSGGVI; encoded by the coding sequence GTGACGACCAAGGCTCTCGAAGGCATCCGGGTCCTGGACATGACGCACGTTCAGTCCGGCCCCTCGGCGACCCAGTTGATGGCATGGCTCGGCGCCGACGTGGTCAAACTGGAGGCGCCTGCCGGTGACATCACCCGCACCCAGCTGCGGGACATCCCGGACGCCGATTCCCTCTACTTCACCATGCTCAACAGCAACAAGCGCAGCATCACCCTCAACACCAAGACCGAGCGCGGCAAACAGCTCCTGACCGAGCTGATCCGCCGCTCCGACGTCCTGGTGGAGAACTTCGGCCCCGGCGCGATCGACCGCATGGGCTTCACCTGGGACCGCGTCCGCGAGATCAACCCGCGGATCGTCTACGCCTCCATCAAGGGCTTCGGGGACGGCCCCTACACCGACTTCAAGGCGTACGAGGTGGTGGCGCAGGCCATGGGCGGCTCCATGGCCACCACAGGATTCGAGGACGGCCCCCCACTGGCCACCGGAGCCCAGATCGGTGACTCGGGCACCGGTGTCCACGCCGTCGCCGCCGTCCTCGCCGCGCTCCTCCAGCGCACCCGCACCGGACGCGGCCAGCGCGTCAACGTGGCCATGCAGCACGCCGTCCTCAACCTCTGCCGGGTCAAGCTGCGCGATCAGCAGCGGCTGGCCCACGGGCCGCTCGCGGAGTACCCGAACGAGGACTTCGGCGACGAGGTCCCCCGCTCGGGCAACGCCTCCGGCGGCGGCCAGCCCGGCTGGGCCGTCAAGTGCGCGCCCGGCGGCCCCAACGACTACGTCTACGTCATCGTCCAGCCCGCCGGCTGGGGGCCGATCACCCGGCTCATCGGCCGTCCCGAACTGGCCGACGACCCGGGCTGGTCCACCCCTCGGGCCCGGCTGCCGAGGCTCGCCAAGATGTTCCAGCTCATCGAGGAGTGGACCGTCACGCTGCCCAAGTGGCGGGTGCTGGAGGAACTCAACGCCGAGAGCATCCCGTGCGGACCGATCCTGTCCACCAAGGAGATCATCGAGGACGCCTCGCTCGCCGCCAACGGCATGGTCGTCGAGGTCGAGCATCCCGGGCGCGGCACCTACGTCACCGTCGGCAGCCCGCTCAAACTCTCCGACTCCCCCGTCGACATCACCGCCTCCCCGCTGCTCGGCGAGCACAACGAGGAGATCTACATCGGTGAACTCGGCCTCGGTGAAGAGGAATTGACGCTTCTCAAGTCGGGCGGGGTGATCTGA
- the sucD gene encoding succinate--CoA ligase subunit alpha, giving the protein MAVFLTEDSKVLVQGMTGAEGMRHTRRMLAAGTEIVGGVNPRKAGLAVEFDVPGTEGRGSAPRTVPVFGSVREGMRATGADVSVVFVPPPFARAAVREAADAGIALAVVITEGIPVHDSVALRAHAAARGTRVVGPNCPGLISPGRSNAGIIPADITGPGPIGLVSKSGTLTYQLMHDLRDIGFSTCVGIGGDPVVGTSHIDCLAAFEEDPDTEMIVLVGEIGGDAEERAAAYIRDHVTKPVVGYIAGFTAPEGRTMGHAGAIVSGSSGTARAKKTALEAAGVRVGETPTGTAGLVRARLAGRATPSDVTHS; this is encoded by the coding sequence ATGGCCGTGTTTCTCACCGAGGACTCCAAGGTCCTCGTCCAGGGCATGACCGGCGCCGAGGGGATGCGGCACACCCGGCGCATGCTCGCCGCCGGCACGGAGATCGTCGGTGGCGTCAATCCGCGCAAGGCGGGTCTGGCCGTGGAGTTCGACGTTCCCGGCACCGAGGGGCGGGGGAGCGCGCCGAGGACCGTCCCCGTCTTCGGTTCGGTGCGCGAGGGGATGCGGGCGACGGGCGCCGACGTGAGCGTCGTGTTCGTGCCGCCCCCCTTCGCCCGGGCGGCCGTACGGGAGGCCGCCGACGCCGGGATCGCCCTCGCCGTCGTCATCACGGAGGGCATCCCCGTGCACGACTCCGTCGCGCTCCGCGCGCACGCCGCCGCCCGGGGCACCCGCGTCGTCGGCCCCAACTGCCCCGGCCTGATCTCCCCGGGACGCTCGAACGCGGGCATCATCCCCGCCGACATCACCGGCCCCGGACCGATCGGCCTGGTGTCCAAGTCCGGCACCCTCACCTACCAGCTCATGCACGACCTGCGGGACATCGGCTTCTCGACCTGTGTGGGCATCGGCGGCGACCCCGTCGTCGGCACCTCCCACATCGACTGCCTGGCCGCCTTCGAGGAGGACCCCGACACCGAGATGATCGTTCTCGTCGGGGAGATCGGCGGCGACGCCGAGGAACGGGCGGCCGCGTACATACGTGATCACGTCACCAAGCCCGTCGTCGGCTACATCGCCGGCTTCACCGCCCCCGAGGGCCGCACGATGGGGCACGCCGGGGCCATCGTCTCGGGCTCCTCGGGCACCGCGCGGGCCAAGAAGACGGCACTGGAGGCGGCCGGCGTGCGGGTCGGCGAGACCCCGACGGGGACGGCAGGGCTGGTCCGGGCGCGGCTGGCCGGCCGGGCGACCCCGAGTGATGTCACTCATAGTTAA
- a CDS encoding aldehyde dehydrogenase family protein has protein sequence MPTPDPSPSDPSPPGSGPSDPDPSGPTPPRPGPLAATPLVLKSGTSWSDAWRRSLAVAPEAFRDDRVLNLWNSGWQADGRAMPATSPVDGSPIAGPPRLDGATARSAVRASLDQHRAWRHVPLAERRARVAAALDALTEHRELLALLLVWEIGKPWRLARADVDRAIDGVRWYVDGVEPMLEGRTPLDGPVSDIASWNYPMSVLVHAMLVQALAGNAVIAKTPTDGGVACLTLACALAVREGIPLTLVSGSGGELSEALVRAPEIGCVSFVGGRDTGAAVATAVADLGKRHVLEQEGLNTWGVWNFSDWDALTAVVPKLFDYGKQRCTAYPRFVVQRALFDEFLAAYLPAVRTLRTGHPLAVELPDDPFPSLDFGPLINAAKAKELTDQVAEAIDRGAVPLYRGRPSDARFLPGQDTAAYVQPVTLLNPPPSSPLHHAEPFGPVDTIVLVDTEAELLAAMNASNGALVATLSTDDEETYTRLAPQIRAFKVGRGRPRSRGDRDELFGGFGASWRGAFVGGELLVRAVTQGPSGERLPGNFPDYHLMP, from the coding sequence ATGCCCACCCCCGACCCCAGCCCTTCCGACCCCAGCCCTCCCGGCTCCGGTCCTTCCGACCCCGACCCGTCCGGTCCCACGCCACCCCGTCCCGGCCCCCTCGCCGCGACCCCTCTCGTCCTCAAGTCCGGTACGTCCTGGAGCGACGCCTGGCGGCGGTCCCTCGCCGTCGCCCCCGAGGCGTTCCGCGACGACCGGGTCCTCAACCTCTGGAACTCCGGCTGGCAGGCCGACGGCCGGGCCATGCCCGCCACCAGCCCCGTCGACGGCAGCCCCATCGCCGGACCGCCACGGCTCGACGGCGCCACCGCCCGCTCGGCCGTCCGTGCCTCCCTCGACCAGCACCGCGCCTGGCGGCATGTGCCCCTCGCCGAGCGCCGGGCCCGTGTCGCGGCGGCCCTCGACGCGCTCACGGAACACCGTGAACTGCTCGCCCTCCTGCTGGTCTGGGAGATCGGGAAGCCCTGGCGGCTGGCCCGCGCCGACGTGGACCGCGCCATCGACGGCGTGCGCTGGTACGTCGACGGCGTCGAACCCATGCTGGAGGGCAGGACCCCGCTCGACGGACCCGTCTCCGACATCGCCAGCTGGAACTACCCGATGAGCGTTCTCGTCCACGCGATGCTGGTGCAGGCGCTCGCGGGCAACGCGGTCATCGCCAAGACCCCCACCGACGGCGGAGTCGCCTGTCTGACCCTGGCCTGCGCGCTCGCCGTGCGCGAGGGCATCCCGCTCACCCTGGTCAGCGGCAGCGGGGGCGAACTGTCGGAGGCGCTCGTGCGCGCGCCCGAGATCGGCTGCGTCTCCTTCGTCGGCGGCCGGGACACCGGCGCCGCCGTGGCCACCGCGGTCGCCGACCTCGGCAAGCGCCACGTCCTCGAACAGGAGGGGCTCAACACCTGGGGCGTCTGGAACTTCAGCGACTGGGACGCCCTGACGGCCGTCGTGCCCAAGCTCTTCGACTACGGCAAGCAGCGCTGCACCGCCTACCCGCGCTTCGTCGTCCAGCGTGCCCTGTTCGACGAATTCCTCGCCGCGTACCTGCCGGCCGTACGCACCCTGCGCACCGGCCACCCGCTCGCCGTCGAGCTGCCCGACGACCCCTTCCCCTCGCTGGACTTCGGCCCGCTCATCAACGCGGCCAAGGCCAAGGAGCTGACGGACCAGGTCGCCGAGGCCATCGACCGCGGCGCCGTCCCGCTGTACCGCGGCAGGCCCTCCGACGCCCGCTTCCTGCCGGGACAGGACACGGCCGCGTACGTCCAGCCCGTCACGCTCCTCAATCCGCCCCCCTCGTCACCGCTGCACCACGCGGAACCCTTCGGCCCGGTCGACACCATCGTCCTGGTCGACACCGAGGCCGAACTCCTCGCCGCGATGAACGCCTCGAACGGAGCGCTGGTCGCCACGCTGTCCACGGACGACGAGGAGACGTACACCCGGCTGGCCCCCCAGATCCGCGCCTTCAAGGTCGGCCGGGGCCGGCCCCGCTCCCGGGGCGACCGCGACGAGCTCTTCGGCGGCTTCGGAGCGTCGTGGCGCGGCGCCTTCGTGGGCGGGGAACTCCTGGTGCGGGCGGTGACGCAAGGACCGTCGGGGGAGCGGCTGCCGGGCAACTTCCCGGACTATCACCTGATGCCCTGA